A genomic window from Paraburkholderia phytofirmans OLGA172 includes:
- a CDS encoding ABC1 kinase family protein has protein sequence MPPLFRRLLLLFHALRYGARLIWLAAPSDHKVHWMIELVGRVHASGRGGERLHGVLPALGPLASRFAQTLIERPELATGTLHDAIDAIDHLETPLPPQESEQALARAFGRPLATIFSAVDLVPVRGGFAEQTHFARLVVPVNGHSEVAIKLVRADLLQQIGDELALLRWVARWLEKLSGSARRLQLRALAQTFTDDILRRFDLRAEAANLSQTGHHFDGDARIVVPTVIWDLCTTYTLTMQRVSTLPASDLPGLHAHHVKVAPLAAHIVEVVTEQAFEHGFFHATLDARRVRVSVEPDTLGRLVLAEFSIMSSLSTGEREFFVHGATALFNQDYGRLAELHRDAGYVPHDTRAEMLEAELRTRAEAHFAAAPEDRSAGPLFHHLLHAVHPFDGAVSGPLASAQRSFQQAEMLARALHPGVDTWNVARSVLAGIARRDMDHRGWIKRIARELPHLAHMLPRVPQLAVRYLQHEHDRARTPRQNAQLLLDISREYRRTRVLLWACAVCGGVLGAGTVLLMW, from the coding sequence ATGCCGCCACTGTTTCGCCGTTTACTGCTCCTGTTCCACGCGTTGCGTTACGGCGCACGCCTGATCTGGCTTGCCGCGCCGTCCGACCACAAAGTGCACTGGATGATCGAACTGGTCGGCCGCGTGCATGCGTCCGGGCGCGGTGGCGAGCGCCTGCACGGCGTCTTGCCCGCGCTCGGGCCGCTCGCGAGCCGCTTCGCGCAGACCCTGATTGAACGGCCCGAACTCGCGACCGGCACCCTCCACGATGCCATCGACGCGATCGATCACCTCGAAACCCCGCTACCGCCGCAGGAATCCGAACAGGCTTTGGCACGCGCATTCGGCCGGCCGCTCGCTACGATCTTCAGCGCGGTCGATCTGGTGCCGGTGCGCGGCGGCTTCGCCGAACAGACGCACTTCGCGCGACTCGTCGTGCCGGTCAACGGCCATAGCGAAGTGGCCATCAAGCTGGTGCGCGCCGATCTGTTACAACAGATCGGCGACGAACTCGCGCTTCTACGCTGGGTCGCGCGCTGGCTGGAGAAGCTTTCCGGCTCGGCCCGCCGCCTGCAACTGCGTGCGCTGGCGCAAACCTTCACCGACGACATTCTGCGCCGCTTCGACCTGCGCGCCGAAGCCGCCAATCTGAGCCAGACCGGCCATCATTTCGACGGCGACGCGCGCATCGTCGTGCCGACGGTAATCTGGGACCTGTGCACCACCTACACGCTGACGATGCAACGCGTCAGCACCCTGCCGGCCAGCGACCTGCCCGGCCTGCATGCGCATCACGTCAAAGTCGCGCCGCTGGCGGCGCATATCGTCGAGGTGGTGACTGAACAGGCGTTCGAGCACGGCTTCTTTCACGCGACGCTCGATGCACGCCGGGTGCGCGTGAGCGTCGAGCCGGACACGCTGGGACGCCTCGTGCTGGCGGAGTTTTCGATCATGTCGAGTCTGTCGACCGGCGAACGCGAATTCTTCGTCCACGGCGCAACCGCGCTGTTCAACCAGGACTACGGCCGGCTTGCCGAACTGCATCGCGATGCCGGGTATGTGCCGCACGACACGCGCGCGGAAATGCTCGAAGCCGAGTTGCGCACGCGCGCCGAAGCGCATTTCGCAGCCGCCCCGGAAGACCGTTCGGCAGGTCCGCTATTTCATCATCTGCTGCACGCGGTGCATCCGTTCGACGGCGCCGTGTCCGGTCCGCTCGCCAGCGCGCAACGCTCGTTCCAGCAGGCGGAAATGCTGGCGCGCGCGCTGCATCCGGGCGTCGATACGTGGAATGTCGCACGCAGCGTGCTGGCGGGGATTGCGCGGCGCGACATGGATCACCGCGGCTGGATCAAACGCATCGCGCGCGAGTTGCCGCATTTGGCGCATATGCTGCCACGCGTGCCGCAATTGGCCGTGCGCTACCTGCAGCATGAGCACGATCGTGCCCGCACGCCGCGGCAGAATGCGCAACTGTTGCTGGATATCAGCCGCGAATATCGGCGTACGCGTGTGCTGCTGTGGGCATGCGCGGTGTGCGGTGGAGTGCTCGGCGCGGGAACGGTGCTGCTAATGTGGTGA
- the phnT gene encoding 2-aminoethylphosphonate ABC transport system ATP-binding subunit PhnT, with protein sequence MNTASLAHRGALGASPDALDAPRSNTPGGVQIDHLTVRFGTRTVLDDLSLTIQRGELLTVLGRSGCGKTTLLRFIAGFIEADGLSGTLTVAGHDLTHVPPHKRNLGLLFQSYALFPHLSVFDNVAFGLRARRTPSKDVARRVADALKLVQLGDAGHHMPAQLSGGMQQRVALARALVIEPDVLLLDEPLSALDANLRASVRSELKALHERLPNLTIVCVTHDQDDALVLSDRTLLMREGRIAQLGTPQQLYDTPNDGFVARYLGAANLLPAQVAFSMGDVRYSERERVACVRPEALRIVPLGEGQLHGAITSVEWYGAVLSVSVALDALPDEPVFVTMQRGQGMMPEKGARVSLRYEADDVVLINP encoded by the coding sequence GTGAATACGGCCAGTCTTGCTCACCGAGGCGCGCTTGGCGCCTCACCGGACGCGCTCGACGCCCCGCGTTCGAACACGCCGGGCGGCGTGCAGATCGACCATCTGACGGTGCGTTTTGGAACGCGCACCGTGCTCGACGATCTGTCGCTGACCATTCAGCGCGGCGAATTGCTCACCGTGCTCGGCCGCAGCGGGTGTGGCAAGACCACGCTGTTGCGCTTCATCGCCGGGTTCATTGAAGCGGACGGACTGTCGGGCACTTTGACCGTTGCCGGGCACGACCTGACGCATGTGCCGCCGCATAAGCGCAATCTCGGCTTGCTGTTTCAGAGTTATGCGCTGTTCCCGCATCTGTCGGTGTTCGATAACGTGGCTTTCGGGTTGCGCGCGCGCCGCACGCCGTCGAAGGATGTCGCGCGACGGGTTGCCGATGCTTTGAAGCTCGTGCAACTGGGTGACGCCGGGCATCACATGCCCGCGCAATTGTCGGGCGGCATGCAGCAGCGTGTGGCGCTCGCGCGCGCGCTCGTGATCGAGCCCGATGTGTTATTGCTCGACGAGCCGCTTTCCGCACTCGACGCCAATCTGCGCGCCTCGGTGCGTTCCGAACTGAAGGCGTTGCACGAGCGTTTGCCGAATCTGACGATCGTCTGCGTGACGCACGATCAGGACGACGCGCTGGTGCTGTCCGACCGCACGCTGCTGATGCGCGAAGGCCGCATCGCGCAACTTGGCACGCCGCAACAGTTGTACGACACCCCGAACGACGGTTTCGTCGCGCGCTATCTGGGCGCGGCCAATCTGTTGCCGGCGCAGGTCGCATTCAGCATGGGCGACGTGCGCTACAGCGAACGCGAGCGGGTGGCCTGTGTGCGGCCGGAAGCGCTGCGCATCGTGCCGCTCGGCGAAGGTCAGTTGCATGGCGCGATTACGTCGGTCGAATGGTACGGCGCGGTGTTGTCGGTGTCGGTCGCGTTGGACGCGTTACCTGACGAGCCGGTGTTCGTCACCATGCAGCGCGGCCAAGGCATGATGCCGGAGAAGGGCGCGCGTGTTTCCCTGCGTTATGAGGCTGACGATGTCGTCCTTATCAACCCCTGA
- a CDS encoding S10 family peptidase: MTNTESASVSPQSSHNAHASSATAAAGASHKAGDQPFFDPVAYGNGPDDSVTDITETAALTHHSTTIGGQKINYTATAGHLVIVDPSSSQPEAKMFYVAFTQDNQKEEARPVTFFYNGGPGSSSVFVLLGSFAPRRIKTSMPGFTPPAPYSMEDNPDSLLDKSDLVFINPVGTGYSAAIAPKKNRDFWGVDQDADSIKQFIKRFLTRNNRWNSPKYLFGESYGTARSCVLAYRLHEDGVDLNGITLQSSILDYTQSGNPVGALPTTAADAWYHKKLGIAPRPTDLGAFAEEVAQFARTDYLAALRKFPTTDSATVEKLSEFTGIDKTTLLAWSLDIASYDSRGNSLFLTTLLKAQGLALGEYDGRVTAINTGIASKIDPNSGGNDPTMTAVTGVYTTMWNVYLNEQLKYTSNSAFTDLNDQAFQYWDFSHIDPTGAQKGLDAKGNIILYTAGDLAAVMALNPDLKVLSANGFFDYVTPFYQTVLDLQQMPLVSQQVRQNLSARFYPSGHMVYLDGGSRTALKADLAKMYDATVSNTQALGRIRALQARVAKPG; encoded by the coding sequence ATGACGAACACCGAGTCAGCTTCCGTTAGTCCGCAGTCTTCACACAACGCGCATGCTTCGTCCGCAACGGCCGCCGCGGGCGCGTCGCACAAAGCAGGCGATCAGCCATTTTTCGATCCGGTTGCTTACGGCAACGGGCCGGACGACTCCGTCACCGATATCACTGAAACGGCCGCGCTGACGCACCATTCGACTACGATCGGCGGCCAGAAGATCAACTACACAGCGACGGCGGGTCACCTCGTGATCGTCGACCCGAGCAGTTCGCAGCCCGAAGCCAAAATGTTCTACGTCGCGTTCACGCAGGACAATCAGAAGGAGGAAGCCCGCCCGGTGACTTTCTTCTACAACGGCGGCCCGGGTTCGTCTTCGGTATTCGTGCTGCTGGGCTCGTTCGCGCCGCGCCGCATCAAGACGTCGATGCCTGGCTTTACGCCGCCCGCGCCGTACTCGATGGAAGACAACCCGGACAGTCTGCTCGATAAGAGCGACCTCGTGTTTATCAATCCGGTCGGCACCGGCTACTCGGCGGCGATAGCGCCGAAGAAGAACCGGGATTTCTGGGGTGTCGACCAGGACGCGGACTCCATCAAGCAGTTCATCAAGCGCTTTCTTACCAGGAACAATCGCTGGAATTCGCCGAAGTACCTGTTCGGCGAGTCTTACGGCACGGCGCGCAGTTGCGTGCTCGCGTACCGGCTGCATGAAGACGGCGTCGATCTGAACGGCATCACGCTGCAATCGTCCATTCTCGACTACACGCAATCCGGCAACCCGGTCGGCGCGTTGCCCACAACCGCCGCAGACGCGTGGTATCACAAGAAACTCGGCATTGCGCCGCGGCCGACCGACCTCGGCGCGTTTGCCGAAGAAGTGGCGCAATTCGCGCGCACCGACTATCTGGCGGCGCTGCGCAAGTTTCCGACTACGGATTCCGCCACGGTCGAAAAACTCAGCGAATTCACCGGTATCGACAAAACCACTCTGCTCGCCTGGAGCCTCGATATTGCGTCGTATGACAGCCGCGGCAATTCGCTGTTTTTGACCACGTTGCTGAAAGCACAGGGTCTCGCGCTCGGCGAGTACGACGGCCGCGTGACGGCGATCAACACCGGCATCGCCAGCAAGATCGACCCGAATTCAGGCGGCAACGATCCGACCATGACGGCAGTGACCGGCGTCTACACGACAATGTGGAACGTGTATCTGAACGAGCAGTTGAAATACACGTCGAATTCGGCGTTCACGGACCTCAACGACCAGGCATTCCAGTATTGGGACTTCAGCCACATCGATCCGACCGGTGCGCAGAAGGGGCTCGACGCGAAGGGCAACATCATTCTGTACACCGCCGGCGATCTTGCCGCCGTGATGGCGCTCAATCCTGACCTGAAGGTGCTGTCGGCGAACGGTTTCTTCGACTACGTCACGCCGTTTTATCAGACCGTGCTCGACCTGCAGCAAATGCCGCTTGTCAGCCAGCAGGTCCGGCAGAATCTGTCGGCGCGTTTTTATCCGTCGGGGCACATGGTCTATCTCGACGGCGGTTCGCGTACCGCGCTCAAGGCGGACCTTGCCAAGATGTATGACGCGACGGTGTCCAATACTCAGGCGCTCGGGCGTATCCGCGCCTTGCAGGCTCGGGTGGCGAAACCGGGTTGA
- the phnS gene encoding 2-aminoethylphosphonate ABC transporter substrate-binding protein codes for MTKTNSLHATAGLARKLLPALIAAAAFGGTAMQAHAADAVVLYTADGLENLYKDVLPAFEKKEGVKVNIVTAGSGEVVNRATIEKDQPKADVIVTLPPFIQQADQSGLLQAYQSANYKNVPAIAKAPNGSWATFVNNYFSFAINPDVTKNQPKTFADLLHPDYTGKVAYSNPATAGDGMAVIILTTSLMGEDKAFDYLKKLEESAKFHTKGTGYLDVLLSRNEIAFANGDLQMDLDDAANGGLSLKPIFLAASAGGKPTTFQLPYAIGLIKNGPNQAEGKKLIDYLMSTDVQAKVPDIFGIPGRTDVPLAGKNGEAVKKAIAGVTLIPVDWTQVMAKKADWTARWKSDVIGSSGKQLEVVKPK; via the coding sequence ATGACAAAGACGAATTCCCTTCACGCCACGGCTGGCCTCGCACGCAAACTGTTGCCGGCGCTGATCGCCGCGGCAGCATTCGGCGGCACGGCGATGCAGGCTCATGCGGCTGACGCAGTGGTGCTGTACACCGCCGACGGCCTCGAAAACCTCTATAAGGATGTGCTGCCGGCCTTCGAAAAGAAGGAAGGCGTGAAGGTCAACATCGTCACGGCAGGTAGCGGCGAAGTGGTGAACCGCGCCACCATCGAGAAGGATCAGCCGAAGGCCGATGTGATCGTCACGTTGCCGCCGTTCATCCAGCAAGCCGACCAGAGCGGCCTGCTGCAGGCTTACCAGAGCGCCAACTACAAGAACGTGCCGGCGATCGCCAAGGCGCCGAACGGTTCGTGGGCGACTTTCGTGAACAACTACTTCTCGTTCGCGATCAACCCGGACGTCACCAAGAACCAGCCGAAGACCTTCGCCGACTTGCTGCACCCGGACTACACCGGCAAGGTCGCTTACTCGAACCCGGCTACGGCTGGCGACGGTATGGCCGTGATCATTCTGACCACGTCGCTGATGGGCGAAGACAAGGCGTTCGACTATCTGAAGAAGCTCGAAGAAAGCGCCAAGTTCCACACCAAGGGCACCGGCTACCTCGACGTGCTGCTCTCGCGTAACGAAATCGCCTTCGCCAATGGCGACCTGCAGATGGATCTGGACGATGCAGCCAACGGCGGTCTGTCGCTCAAGCCGATCTTCCTCGCAGCCAGCGCCGGCGGTAAGCCGACCACCTTCCAGCTGCCGTACGCAATCGGCCTGATCAAGAATGGCCCGAACCAGGCAGAAGGCAAGAAACTGATCGACTACCTGATGTCGACCGACGTGCAAGCCAAGGTGCCGGACATCTTCGGTATCCCGGGCCGCACCGACGTGCCGCTCGCCGGCAAGAACGGCGAGGCAGTCAAGAAGGCGATCGCCGGCGTGACGCTGATCCCGGTGGACTGGACGCAAGTGATGGCGAAGAAGGCTGACTGGACGGCACGCTGGAAGAGCGACGTGATCGGTTCGTCGGGCAAGCAGCTCGAAGTCGTCAAACCGAAGTAA
- a CDS encoding DMT family transporter, with amino-acid sequence MLASSIAALFVVLWSTGFVVARAITPYADPNLFLLARFGGTALIFALAALATRAAWPTGRDLGKHLLAGALLQGVYLGAGYWAVAQGLSAGVMALLGALQPLATAAVAAPLFGERLSRRGWAGMALGLAGVVLVLEPKLAATAPSVPHGDAPPWLVVFISIVAVGAITAGTLFQKTSLAKTDIRSASAVQNFGAAAVAAILALALGEHRWIASATLWESLAWGIVMLSGISVTLLVWMVRRGDAARATALMFLAPPLAALEGYAGFGETLLPVQIAGFAVALVGVLLARS; translated from the coding sequence ATGCTCGCTTCGTCAATCGCCGCCTTATTCGTCGTGTTATGGTCGACCGGCTTCGTGGTCGCCCGGGCGATCACACCCTATGCCGATCCCAATCTGTTCCTGCTTGCGCGCTTCGGCGGCACGGCGCTGATATTCGCGCTTGCCGCGCTCGCCACACGCGCCGCGTGGCCGACCGGCCGCGATCTCGGCAAGCACCTGCTCGCGGGCGCGCTGCTGCAAGGGGTCTATCTCGGCGCGGGCTACTGGGCCGTCGCGCAGGGTTTGAGCGCCGGTGTGATGGCCTTGCTCGGCGCGCTGCAGCCGCTCGCCACTGCCGCCGTCGCAGCGCCACTGTTCGGCGAGCGTCTGTCGCGGCGCGGCTGGGCCGGCATGGCGCTCGGTCTCGCCGGCGTCGTGCTGGTCCTCGAACCGAAACTCGCCGCGACCGCGCCGTCCGTCCCGCATGGCGACGCGCCGCCGTGGCTGGTCGTGTTCATTTCGATCGTCGCGGTCGGCGCGATCACCGCGGGCACGCTGTTTCAGAAGACTTCGCTGGCGAAGACCGATATCCGCAGTGCAAGTGCCGTGCAGAATTTCGGCGCGGCGGCCGTTGCGGCGATTCTTGCGCTGGCGCTCGGCGAGCATCGCTGGATTGCATCGGCCACTTTGTGGGAGTCGCTTGCGTGGGGCATCGTGATGCTGTCCGGAATCAGCGTCACCTTACTGGTGTGGATGGTCAGGCGCGGCGACGCTGCGCGCGCCACCGCGCTGATGTTTCTCGCGCCGCCGCTCGCCGCGCTGGAAGGGTATGCCGGCTTCGGCGAAACGCTGCTGCCGGTGCAGATCGCTGGATTTGCGGTGGCACTGGTGGGCGTGCTGCTGGCACGGTCGTGA
- a CDS encoding L,D-transpeptidase, with protein MSDLLSAPCSAGVLRSVRYLTRVLGAVFCAVSCGVAIAASASASASSSASASASASASASASASASGSVTASARASASIAAKHPARAVDASAVAAPDAAGVVDPRRAFLLRGVFAQDVTRRLKVPAVEQRAYADRLQTALGEHMLGNLSGEYVVMADRNANVQALFIYFRATPADSWQMIGASPVSTGRPGEYDHFITPLGVFDHTPSNMDFRSEGTLNENHIRGYGKRDMRIFDLGWAQGERGWGKGGMSQMRFQMHATDPDRLEPLLGIRHSKGCVRIPASLNIFIDHYGILDAEYAALVESGKSLWVLKSDRQITPWAGRYIVVVDSARKSRPVWAPAPGSKARAKVPAGADTAD; from the coding sequence ATGTCGGATTTACTCTCTGCACCGTGTTCCGCAGGCGTACTTCGTTCAGTACGCTATCTGACGCGCGTGTTGGGGGCTGTCTTTTGCGCCGTGTCATGCGGTGTCGCGATTGCGGCTTCTGCCTCTGCCTCTGCCTCGTCTTCTGCTTCTGCTTCTGCTTCTGCTTCTGCTTCTGCATCTGCATCTGCCTCGGCCTCGGGTTCAGTCACCGCGTCGGCCAGGGCATCAGCATCCATAGCGGCGAAGCACCCAGCGCGCGCCGTCGACGCGTCGGCCGTTGCCGCGCCCGACGCGGCCGGCGTGGTTGACCCGCGTCGCGCGTTCCTGTTGCGCGGCGTGTTCGCGCAAGACGTGACGCGTCGGCTGAAAGTGCCGGCCGTCGAGCAGCGCGCCTATGCCGACCGTCTGCAAACGGCGCTGGGCGAGCACATGCTCGGCAATCTGTCGGGCGAGTATGTCGTGATGGCGGACCGCAACGCCAACGTTCAGGCGCTGTTCATCTATTTCCGGGCAACCCCGGCCGATAGTTGGCAGATGATCGGCGCGTCGCCGGTTTCAACGGGGCGGCCCGGTGAGTACGACCACTTCATCACACCGCTCGGCGTGTTCGACCACACGCCGTCCAACATGGATTTCCGCTCCGAAGGCACGTTGAACGAGAACCACATCCGCGGCTACGGCAAGCGCGACATGCGGATCTTCGACCTCGGCTGGGCCCAGGGCGAACGGGGTTGGGGCAAGGGCGGCATGTCGCAGATGCGTTTCCAGATGCACGCCACCGACCCGGACCGGCTCGAGCCGCTGCTCGGTATTCGCCATTCGAAGGGCTGCGTGCGGATTCCGGCATCGCTTAATATATTTATCGACCATTACGGCATTCTCGATGCCGAATATGCAGCGCTCGTCGAGTCCGGTAAATCGCTGTGGGTGTTGAAAAGCGATCGCCAGATTACCCCGTGGGCGGGACGCTACATCGTCGTGGTGGATTCGGCGCGCAAGAGTCGCCCGGTCTGGGCACCGGCCCCAGGCAGCAAGGCGCGCGCAAAAGTGCCGGCCGGCGCCGATACGGCGGATTGA
- a CDS encoding 2-aminoethylphosphonate--pyruvate transaminase, whose translation MILGNDPILLTPGPLSTSPQTREAMLRDWGSWDAAFNRMTHSICADLVKIVHGEKDYVCVPLQGSGTFAVEATLGTLVPRQGCVLVPNNGAYCARLIRILQRMGIAYVELALREDEPVSPAAIEDAFNLDSRITHVAQVHLETSAGLLNPLDDIAAVCRRHGKSLIVDAMSSFGALPIDLRRGGIDALISASGKCLEGVPGMGFVIVRHSVLQQSEGRSPSLALDLHDQYVYMEKTTQWRFTPPTHVVAALRQALDQFIAQGGQAARGARYTQNCAALVNDMKALGFEPFLKPEVQAPVIVTFHAPRDPAWNFANFYAAVREAGYVLYPGKLTQVETFRVGCIGAIDANELHNAVAAIGRALKRLGIRVK comes from the coding sequence GTGATCCTTGGAAACGACCCAATCCTGTTGACCCCGGGGCCACTCTCCACCTCGCCGCAAACCCGCGAGGCGATGCTGCGCGACTGGGGTTCGTGGGACGCCGCGTTCAACCGCATGACCCATAGCATATGCGCCGATCTCGTGAAAATCGTACATGGCGAAAAAGACTATGTATGCGTGCCGCTTCAAGGCAGCGGCACCTTTGCGGTCGAAGCGACGCTCGGCACGCTGGTGCCGCGGCAAGGCTGTGTGCTGGTTCCGAACAACGGTGCATATTGTGCCCGTCTGATCCGCATATTGCAGCGCATGGGGATCGCTTATGTCGAACTGGCGCTGCGCGAGGACGAACCGGTCAGCCCCGCCGCGATTGAAGACGCCTTCAATCTTGATTCGCGCATCACCCACGTCGCACAAGTCCATCTGGAAACGAGCGCCGGTCTGCTCAATCCGCTCGACGATATCGCCGCGGTGTGTCGGCGGCACGGCAAAAGCCTGATCGTCGACGCGATGAGTTCGTTCGGCGCGCTGCCGATCGATTTGCGGCGCGGCGGCATCGACGCGCTGATCTCGGCAAGCGGCAAATGCCTGGAAGGCGTGCCGGGGATGGGATTCGTGATTGTGCGGCACAGCGTGCTGCAACAGAGCGAAGGGCGCTCACCGTCGCTCGCGCTGGATCTGCACGATCAATACGTCTATATGGAGAAGACGACACAGTGGCGCTTCACGCCGCCGACTCATGTGGTCGCGGCTTTGCGTCAGGCACTCGATCAGTTCATCGCGCAAGGGGGACAAGCGGCGCGCGGCGCGCGCTACACGCAGAACTGTGCGGCCTTGGTGAACGACATGAAAGCGCTCGGCTTCGAACCGTTTCTGAAGCCCGAAGTGCAGGCGCCGGTGATCGTCACGTTCCATGCGCCGCGCGACCCGGCGTGGAATTTTGCCAATTTTTATGCTGCGGTGCGCGAGGCCGGTTACGTCTTATATCCGGGCAAGCTCACGCAAGTGGAAACGTTCCGCGTGGGTTGCATTGGCGCGATCGATGCGAATGAGTTGCACAACGCGGTGGCGGCGATCGGCCGTGCGCTGAAACGGCTTGGGATTCGAGTGAAGTGA
- a CDS encoding DeoR/GlpR family DNA-binding transcription regulator — MLAEQRHQYILAQVAKTGALSVAELVRELNVSRETIRRDLNALAGRGLLVTTHGGALSSDRREPDLDTREAANAGAKRAIGERAAEFVPDGASLIIDSGSTTQAVARALLDRHRLSVYTNDWRIALLLGRRNDNRVTLLGGELSDIEDATFGLDTVHQLTQYHADFAFIGAGGISPDGFLTDYSRMAAEVRSRMIAAADMVVVVADHSKFGRVTPVRINGIESARYLVTELAPEKALGKAITAHGPEILIA, encoded by the coding sequence ATGCTCGCAGAACAACGTCACCAATACATCCTGGCGCAAGTCGCCAAAACCGGCGCGCTCTCGGTCGCTGAACTGGTGCGCGAACTGAATGTGTCGCGTGAGACGATCCGCCGCGATCTGAACGCGTTGGCCGGGCGCGGTCTGCTCGTCACGACCCACGGCGGCGCGCTCTCGAGCGACCGGCGCGAGCCCGACCTCGATACGCGCGAAGCCGCCAACGCCGGCGCCAAGCGGGCGATCGGCGAGCGCGCGGCCGAGTTCGTGCCGGACGGCGCCTCGCTGATCATCGATTCGGGCAGCACCACGCAAGCGGTGGCGCGGGCTTTGCTCGACCGGCATCGCCTGTCGGTCTATACGAACGACTGGCGTATCGCGCTGCTGCTCGGGCGCCGTAACGATAACCGCGTGACGCTGCTTGGCGGCGAATTGTCGGATATCGAAGACGCCACCTTCGGCCTCGACACGGTCCATCAGCTGACGCAGTACCACGCGGACTTCGCCTTCATCGGCGCGGGCGGCATTTCGCCGGACGGCTTCCTGACCGACTACAGCCGCATGGCTGCCGAAGTGCGCAGCCGCATGATCGCCGCCGCCGACATGGTGGTGGTGGTCGCCGACCACTCGAAGTTCGGGCGCGTGACGCCGGTGCGTATCAACGGCATCGAATCGGCGCGTTATCTGGTCACCGAACTGGCGCCGGAGAAGGCGCTCGGCAAGGCGATCACGGCGCATGGGCCGGAAATCCTGATCGCCTGA
- the nadE gene encoding ammonia-dependent NAD(+) synthetase, with protein sequence MTQQDPAARQASIAAEMHVAAEFDAAQEIERRVAFLANYLRSNGLKTYVLGISGGVDSTTAGRIAQLAVERLRAEHYDARFVAIRLPYGVQKDEADAQQALSFIRADENLTVDIKPAADAMLAALDNSGMQFNDDSQQDFVHGNIKARQRMIAQYAIASARAGVVIGTDHAAESVMGFFTKFGDGGADVLPLTGLNKRRVRALSKALGAPEALAHKVPTADLEMLRPQRPDEDAYGIPYDDIDDFLEGKPLSDAARETVLRFYDATRHKRALPYTPFDWPVKTGGE encoded by the coding sequence ATGACACAACAAGACCCAGCCGCACGCCAGGCAAGCATCGCAGCGGAAATGCACGTCGCCGCCGAGTTCGACGCCGCGCAGGAAATCGAGCGCCGGGTCGCGTTTCTGGCGAATTATTTGCGCAGTAACGGACTGAAAACCTATGTGCTTGGCATTAGCGGCGGCGTCGATTCGACGACCGCCGGGCGAATTGCGCAACTCGCGGTCGAACGGCTGCGTGCCGAACATTACGACGCGCGTTTCGTCGCAATCCGTTTACCCTACGGCGTGCAAAAAGATGAAGCCGACGCACAGCAGGCCTTGAGTTTCATTCGCGCGGACGAAAATCTCACCGTCGATATCAAACCCGCGGCCGACGCGATGCTCGCCGCGCTGGATAACAGCGGCATGCAATTTAACGACGACTCACAGCAGGATTTCGTCCACGGCAATATCAAGGCGCGGCAGCGAATGATTGCGCAATACGCGATAGCCAGCGCCCGGGCCGGCGTGGTGATCGGCACGGACCACGCGGCCGAGTCGGTAATGGGATTTTTCACGAAGTTCGGCGACGGTGGCGCCGACGTGCTGCCGCTCACTGGTCTGAACAAGCGACGTGTGCGGGCACTGTCCAAAGCGTTGGGCGCGCCCGAAGCACTGGCGCACAAGGTGCCGACCGCCGACCTCGAAATGTTGCGCCCACAACGGCCGGACGAGGACGCGTACGGCATCCCTTACGACGATATCGACGACTTTCTGGAAGGCAAACCCTTGAGCGATGCCGCGCGCGAGACGGTCTTGCGCTTCTACGATGCCACGCGGCACAAGCGGGCGTTGCCCTACACGCCATTCGATTGGCCGGTGAAGACAGGCGGGGAATGA